CTGCACCTCCATCAGTGGGATCTTTGTCAAATGGACATACCATGTTTGCATCTAAAATACGGACAGAGTTTCTTTTTAAACCGAACTTGCTGTCCATCAGAACCAGGAAATCAAACAACATGAGCAGCTGTGAAggagggcggagtcagaggaaaccctgggtttcatggaataaaacctgctcccaacCAGGCTAGCTGCAGAAAGTCTGTTACTATAGTAACAAACTCAGGGTTTCAGTTACCTTGCTGTGCAGATTTTCCTGTGTCCTTGTTCTGTGGCTCAATACTATTAAAGCAAGGCTATTTCAAGGCTAGCTCTCATTGTTTTGGTATCTTTTCTCAGTCTTGTGTCTGCTCTCTCTGTCATCGTAATGTAACAATCTGTTGTCATAATTTAACCAATGTATTCTGTGTACTTCTCTCTTCCAGACCCGCAGCCATGGGAAAAGTATGTTTCACTATGACCAAGTACTTGGCAGTCTTATTCAACTTCTCCTTCTTTGTAAGTACAGTAATCACATTTGTTCACTGCTGCTTTGTGGCCTTGACTTCCTCTTGATTACCTCAGATGAATCAGACACACTGACAGAGTTAGGTCCATCCCATGCTTTCTTTATCCTCATTCAAATACTGTCAGAAATGAGAGGAAATACAGTagatgtcacatgactgcctggGGCGTGAGCACTGCCAGGTCTTAACGACGGCAgatggtttctgtttggttgTTCCTCTCTAACACTGGCTACAGCATAAAGTTCAGGAGGTGATATTTCCCCATATTCCTAAAATGGTCCTTTTGAGGATGTCCAGGGTTCTCCAGGGAGACTGTGACTGTAAACCTGACCCAAACCGTTTGATGTGAACACGACTGGTGTCTAATTGGAAGTGGTcgtgtgtctgtcagtgtttgcCCATGTGGGCAGAATAGTGGAAGCTAAGAGAAGCCAGGAAGTGGTGGGCTAATGACGGCTAGCGGGAGCTCAAAAGTCCTAAATGAACAGGTCTTAACTGGGGCTCTAATGACTGTGGAGTTTGGGGAGTGGTAGTGGTCCAACAGAGCCTCTCATCCATACTATCCATCCTActatgcctgaggaatggaggagaagtgtgctggtgcccatttctaagaacaagggagatgtgcagagttgtggcaactacagaggaataaagctgatgagccatacaatgaagttatgggagagagtagtggaagctagactaagggcagaagtgaacatttgtgagcagcagtatggtttcatgccaaaaaagagtactacagatgcagtatttgctttgaggatgttgatagaaaagtacagagaaggccagagggagctgcattgtgtttttgtagatctggagaaagcttatgacagggtgcccagagaggaactgtggtattgtatgaggaagtctggagtggcagagaagtacgttagagcggtgcaggacatgtatgaggactgtaagacagtggtgaggtgtgctgtaggtgtgacagaggagttcaaggtggaggtgggactgcatcagggatcagctctgagccccttcttgttcgctatggtgatggacaggctgacagatgaggttagacaggaatgtccatggactatgatgtttgcagatgacattgtgatctgtagtgagagcagggaacagcaggtggaggagaagctagagaggtggaggtttgtcctggaaaggagaggaatgaaggttagccgcagtaagacagagtacatgtgtgtgaatgagagggacccaagtggaagagtgaggttacagggagaagagatcaagaaggtggaggattttaagtacttagggtcaacagtccagagcaatggagagtgtggaaaagaggtgaagaagcgtgtacagacaggatggaacgggtggaggaaagtgtcaggtgtgatgtgtgatagaagagtttcagctaaaatgaaaagaaaggtgtacaaaactgtggtgagaccagtgatgttgtttggtctacagacagtgtccctgaggaaaagacaggagacagagctggaggtagcagagatgaagatgctgaggttctctctgggagtgaccaggaaggataggatcaggaatgagtacatcagagggacagcacatgttagaggttttggagatcaagtcagagaggccagactgagatggttgggacatgtccagaggagagatagtgaatatattggtagaaggatgctgagttttgaactgccaggcaggaggcctagaggaagaccaaagaggaggtttatggatgtaatgagggaagacatgaaggtagttggtgtggagaagaggattcaaaagacagggctagatggaggaaattgattcgctgtggcgacccctgaagggaaaagccgaaaggaaaagaagaatccatccatccatcttccactgcttatccgTAGTCCGGTctcgggggcagcagcttcaacaaggagccccaaacttccctttccctggccacatacACCAGCTTTGACTGGGGGAttccaaggcgttcccaggccagtgttgagatataatccctgcacctggtcctgggtctgccccgattTCTCCTCCCacctggacgtgccagaaataCCTCCCTAGGAgacgccccggaggcatccgcacaagatgcccaaaccacctcaactgactcctttccacgcaaaggagcaacggctctactctgagcccctcgcgaacagcagtgtttctcaccttatctctaagatCATGTGGagagggagacaccagctatccgcctgagaaaacgcatttcagccgcttgtatccgcgatctcgttctttcggtcatgacccatcactcatgaccacaggtgaggctaggaacgaagattgaacagtcgatggagagctttgcctctcggcttagctccctttttgtgacaacagtgcagtaaagcaactgcaataccgctcctgctgccccaattctccgtccaatctcacactccattgttccctcactcgtgaacaggaccccaagatacttaaactccgctttacactcggctgcaaaccgaaccagtgagtgctgcaggtcacaggccgatgacgcaaataggaccacatcatctgcaaaaggcagcgatgcaatcctcaggccaccaccCTCCTCACTACGACTACACCTCGATATCccgtccatgaaaatcacgaacagaattggtgataaagcgcagccctggcaaaggccaacagctactcggaacaagtctgacttaccgctgagaacccgaacgcagctcctactttgggcgtacagggattggaagGCCCTGAGGCCCTCCTTATTTTACACTAGTGATCTTTCTGTTCCAACAAGCGATACTGAAGACTGTAGATCTTGTGACAGCTGTGCCCAGCTTAGTTTAGAGTGACACTTTAGGTCTTCTCCACATGATCTATGGGGCACATTATTATGAGAGGAGTGAGGTTTGGACTTTTACCAGACGTGACAGACTGAACAGGCACAAATCACACCTCCGCATTATGTTTTTTACTCTTATCTGAGGTCTTCTATTTCTTCTTCACAGATATTCGGAGCATTAATCATTGGCTTTGGCATCTGGATCCGGTTTGATAACCTAAGCTCCATTGCAGTTCTAAGTAAGTACtgcaacactcacacacatgtgcaaTCCTGCTGCCACATCCTttagaagaagtagaagaagctTTATTGGTCATTATACAACCATACAATCGAATTATGAGGTCAGATTGAGAGTTGGTTGGGCTGCTGCATGGCCTAAAAGTCCTTATAcacatgtttttcatgatgttgaGAGGAAACCACAGTActtggagaaaacccattcagacacggagagaacatgcaaactctacacagaaaggccTTGTTGGAAATGCTGGGGTTTGCTCtcatgaccttcttgctgtaatgcaacagtgctaaccactatgcCACCGTTCCACCactttgtgtgtttggatgATAGCATGTCTCTTTTAGTGATaacacatcagcaaacaaaATACCTTTGACCCAAGGCAAAGGAAATCAAGATTGAAGATAGTGCTTGTCAAACCTTAAATACTGTAGCCTGCTCAGCATCATTTTCATGAGTTGTATTCCGTTTGAGTCATTTCCAAGGAACCACAAAAAATTGTTTCTACCAACTGGAAACGTGACTAACAGATAAAATTCAGCATCCGCATCATCTCAGAAGCTGCCCTGCAGACACAGACCACAAACACATCTGTGGAGAGCCAGAGCCTTCAGGCAGAGGTGGACATCTCCTGCTGTGTTGTCTTATTTCCAGAGAGCTTTACTGTAAACTGTGCCAGCCCCCAAATGGCAGATATGTACAGACAAGATGTCCCACCTTCACAGATGTCACAGTTATTTACATATACTAAGTATTGAAAAGCTTCCAAAGAGACAAAGCTATGTTTCTGGTTCCATTCTGGTGTCCGTTTACTGAATTTACTGACTGAATTGCATCGTTGCTGCAGATTACAAGTTCATGCTAAATcaagaaaggaaaaaacagcCACCTGAAATATCTGAGTATGAGTGTAAAGAAGAGATCAAGACATCAGCACCACATTAAATGTGCTCACACATTTCAAAACTTTATACAGACAAACCCACTAGCGTGAAGGGAAAGCTCTGTTGAGTAATACAATGAAACACCTGGAAAGTTTGAGTATAGAAAACATGAAGATGCATCATATCTGACAGGCTGAAAGGCAAGTcctttgtactgtatgttcattGGACGGTTGAACCCTCAAAGGATGACAAAACCTAAAGTAATAAATTAGCTAATTAAATCTTCATCTTATTATCTAGGCGTATGAAATCTTGAAATATCCCTTTATTTCTGTATGTCTGAAATCTGCTGAAAGCAAAGGCACAATAAGTGAATCCAAACAGTTTGTTCATCTGCTCTCAGCTTTTTAGACAGCTTCCTTTTTTGAAGCAGAGTTGGTGTTGCAGCATAtttggtgactttttttttaatactgaaaTCCTATTTTTTGTGAATATGGAGAGAGGATAGTTCCAAAAAGAGTAGTGGTACTGTTTTAAAAGTGAACAGTACCCACATGATGATTGCTGCATGAATACCCAGCGGATGATATGCTATGGTAATTTGGAATAACTAAATCTTTTTAGCTTCAGCAAGTCCTGAAGCATCTTTGTCTGTCAGCTTCTTCAGCGAATAGATGTAAATCTCTGATGGCTCAGGCTGGTTGGGTTGGTGCAGGAATGTTTGGAGTTGGAGCCGTTTCACAGAGCTCACATTCTGGGACCCTGAGCAGACTGACTCGCTGGAGCTCCTCCAGACCCGTGTAACAGACAGTCTTTGACTTGGTGCGAATGATGTTAATGATAAAATTATGTTTCTGTCTTTTATCCTCAGAGGAGTCATCAGAGTCACTAAAAGTGATTTCCTACTTTCTCATCGGAGTGGGTTTCTTGTTGATGTTTGTAGACTTCTTTGGCTGCTTCGGAGCCATCTACGAGATCCGTTGTCTGCTGGGTCTGGTGAGGAAGCTCCAGCACTATCATCATACAGCGTGGTCTATTTTTGAGAGAGGCAGACATAATGACTTAGTCGATACACAGAGATGAGGCACATTGAAACTAGATGGTCTGTATGTCAGAGAATATTAATAGTTTCTAACAAAGGCATTAAATGCTCCCCAAAATAGTGAAAAAAATAGCAACGGTAAACTTTGTTTACAGTTTCTaccaactacagtattttccgcactataaggcgccctggattataaggcgcacctttaaggaattgtttattttataatttatttcatatacaaggcgcaccggattataaggcgcattaaataaaaactattgaaatagatttaaaaactagtggctgtagttgcgctatccgtccactggctacagcattcatgactgtgagtacctttatgtcaataagccattctgagcctcatcaaggaaacctgatcacttgatcactttgccatcttagaaagaagtcaacacgcatattaaaaaacctgacattaaaaactggttaaattcattacggtggaccactcagttcaaacagggcggattatttactgatctgaagttcgaagcagatattcaaactccgacgttcgtcttcatttattaattaaatattgtttcgatcgatcggtagtccagtcggaggtgaggtgcagctatttgctgtctaaacaattttttaaaccagttttaatgtcacgctgctaatttactggaaaatgtgacgttgttttactcctagaactgactttaacgtcggtgtctcaccgccgtgaatctcaccgcacgtcgctgcagacagaatacacaagtctaaATGCGCCCCTCGTAACGTGTtatttcaggtatcaactacatttgcaaagcAATTGCAGCACACGAGGTAccgttgtctagcagtgactctgctcttgaaatttcagaaaaggctggaagttcagctttgagggtctttcatttacctttatgccagtttctccgtgtgtttccacaaactaatagaatggaccgtcactagattccagatgacaggaCAAGGGcatttccggcgccacagtagttgggaaatactgagatcggtcagtcagtcaaactttattaatagagttgttgaaaacctcctatgttttgctacgttatcgtagccggtcaccggtgttCTCAGCAGGTTGCTTTGCCGTCAAACAGCAGCTCAGTAAGAGTACTTAAACTTTCCgtccaaaggtccgagtgggcttgcctcgctctcctgtgtcgcgtccatctctgttgtcagtcaccctgcttttgactagtggcgcaggtgggaagtgacgtcactgcagcctacgggtccttcaatgggccaaatttgcCACTCGCTAttaattgcattcatttttataGTGCGTTAATGTGTAATTAATGAATCTAAAGTGAATCTAAAGCCCTAATTGATATTAATCCATttataaggcgcatcggattataaagcgcattacgggattatgagaaattATACGCTTTTATGTGagccttataatgcggaaaatactgtatttgaagtTCCTGCACACTTATTTCTTCCATGAAACATTCACCTAGAAGTGTCTCCTTGAGATATTCTCGGTGTGAACCCCgttattctgacattttcctTCATCTCCCACAGTACTTCATCTGCCTACTGTTCATCCTCATTGCACAGATCGCATCTGGAGTTCTCATGTATGTCCGAAGAGATGGGGTACGATACACTTTTTTCAGCTTTCTCTGAATAATCTGTCCTCTTGTCTCAGTGTATTTTTAAGTCTTCAGTTTATTCCTTGTTTAGTTAAACAAGGAATAAATTTGTCTCTCCaaatttgatgtttttgattACTCCTGTGGCCTTATTTCTCAGGCAGTCGTCATCCCACCATCCCTCCTCCCACAAAAATTGCTTAGCTGATTTCCACAGGATGTTGTAGTGTGTTATGGTGTGGACCAGGCAGTCTAAACTAATGTTACACAACCACTGTGCGCGGCACACTAGTGTGGCATGAGAACGTGTCAGGTGTGCCATGGGAAATAATCGACTTTTCACCTAAATGGTCTAAAAAAGACCGTTGTTGAGTGTCAGCACTGTAATCTGGATTCTTGTGTGGCAGAGTAATGCAGTACCCCTCCGTACCAGTGGGTGGCAGCATGTTGGTGGCAGCAGGTAGTTGATTTCCCTGTCATTTTGAGACAAAAGAATTAGTGACGCATACGAAAGGTGTGGGTGATGGAgaagttttttaaaatgaaaaatattaactCTGAACCGGCCCCTTGACAAACAATTTTCTGACAAATGAGGGGTCCGATTACGCAAAGCTGCTTGCAGGTGATGGCTGGTGTGCAAGGCCGGCATACCAGGCAGATATCATTCAGCATCTGAATGAACTGAACACATTGATAGGAGGCTGAAATGAAAACCTGCTTAGCAGGAGAGATAAAATCAGTGGATTCCGTTGCACCTCTGTTCACATCATGTAGAACGTACCAACCATGACAAGTTCCCACCCACCAAGATATGGAAAGATGTCAACACTTCTGCATTGTGTGAGATAATAGGTAAAGATTTGAAAACTCTTTACCTATAAAGATGACACTTAATTTCTGTTCAGCCTCCACTGAATGCTGTGACTGGGTTAGGGACTCATGTAGTTCAGCATCAGTTGTTAGGAAGGACTTGATCTTGCAGGACCAGGACGAACAAGTTGAACTGAACCAAAACTGTGGTTTAAGGCTAAGCTTTGCTGATCTATTGGGTTTTGTTTGACTGCTGCCAAGGAGACAAGGCTATTGTAACACTGCTCTCATTTCCCATGACATATCACTGTGAGGTGAGCTTTTCAAGCCTGACTGCCATATTATAGATTCTACACAGGCTCAGGTCTCACACTGAGTGAGTATAAATGAATTGAGAGACTATATTGTCATTACTATGGATAAATTATATCAGGCTAAAAAGTGTCATTTGGAATATTTTTGGTCCATGGTGTGTCTTGtgaattttttaatgaaaaaagtgCTGTGGCTCAAAGAAGGTTGAGAAACATTGGTCTAAACAAGCTAAACATGGGTAGGATCATTCAGCCTTCGTGAGGTAATGTGCATGAATCAGTGCTTTTCTAGATAACGGTGTTCTCTCATCTTTTTTCCAGCTGCAGTATGAGATGTCCAAAATATTCAGGGGCATGATTTTCAACTACAGTGGCCAGAACCGGACCACTGAGCTAGCCTTGGACAACTTTCAGAGAAAGGTTAGTTGACTCTGGTTGACTGGGTTCGCAAAAGACACACAAGTCTTTATAATCCAACATAATCAACTACATCTTAGAGGTTGTTATCTatagttttagttttgtttgcCTAGGTTTTGAAATTAGCGCAAGTTTTGTAATTGGATCCATGCATATTATTGTACATTTGACATTTCTATGTTTTGAGAACAATGGGAACATGAGAGAATTTCCACTCCCAGCTTTTGTTTCAAAGTGACGGCATTTTCAGAGGATATCTCAGAATCACAAGTTATAACCATtgagaaagaaaagcagctAAAAGCAGAGTGGTCATTTATTTAGATgaccttttctcttcctccatctctttaTTAGATATAACTTTCACCTTGATCACCCAACTTTAAATCAGATTCACTAGAAATGTTCATTCACTGAACCAGTAGATCTGCTATCATAGCTGTGTTTTAACTAGATGTCTTTTATTGTTAAATCCAATGCCTATCGTTAAATCCCGCGCTATTGTTTTTGTATATTAATTTTCACTCCATccatcccctctctctctctttttatccTATCTGAATATTGATCTTATCTCTCGTTCAAATCACCAGATGCAGTGTTGTGGATGGACCGGTCCTGACGACTGGTCTGAGAACATTGCGATCAGGAACAGTTCTCTGAACCTCTATTCATGTTCCTGTCGGAACCAGTCTCTTCCCGGCCCGATCATCAGACATTTCGGCCTGTGTGAGCACCTGTCTGCAGATCCCCCCGTCTATGAAACGGTACAAAACAATCCTAAATTCCTGGTTTGACACTCAGATCGTAAATCATTTGGAAAATAATGTTTCTGAATGAactgatgaagccaacagcttCACAGGTTCAATGGTTACAACTGGGAATGTCCCCCAGGCTGCATCACTTTGATAAGACAACATTAGCGTTGGGGAATTTATTCCCTCCATTTATTCCCTCTTTACTTTTTCCAGTACTGAGTATGGTTCATGATCAGCCATGATCTGTTCAGCATGCAGACACTTCTCACATCAGGCAGTTTCCTTTATTCACAACATCTATAAGTAATGCCACAAATGGAGCCATGACatacattttaatgcttttaatcTTTGTTAATGTACCATAATGATTTACTGGCAGCTTTTTACAGTGGACAGTACCTTAGGTGTGGAACACTTGGACACTCAAAGGATTCTGCTTGTGAAGTAAATTTACTCATTATGCAAATTCTACATTCAGGATGTTACAACTAGAACATGTGACTCTGGATTATTACGATTTGAGTCATTACAAAGGATGGAAAGTAgcgttttcatttcattctaaacccattttataatttttcagTGTGGGAAACAAAATGGTTGCAGTAATTGTGTGAAAGTGTTTATCTACTTGTCACTGCTGTCAGACATTTTCTCAGAAACAATGTGAATTGTGAGGTGTAAGAAATGCCTCCCAGCCCCACTGATGTTCAGGAATGTGAATCACTGCCAGCAGAGCTGAATCTGAAGCCTGAGCGGTGTTACTTCAGCTGCTGGGATGTAATAAACCCTCTACCTCCATCTGCTACATGAGCCTGTTTGACTGGTGTCAGTCACTGGACTTTAACACAGCTGAGGGGTGTCGTGTGTTCTTTGTGATTCGTTCAAAAACCAGGAAACATCTATTGTGATGTTTGGTCCGAATGTTTCAGAAACATTATCTTCTTTCTCTTCAATTGTCATCAACGCGGCTAAGCCGTGTTGTTCTTCCTCTCATACAATCATTCCAAAGCTAACAGTCGTGTTTTGAAGGTTTTTGTCCGGCTGGGATCACATAGCCATTCATCTCTCCTCTGCATGACCTGTAACCCCCTCTTTCCACGTCTCTCTTAACCTTCCTCTGTTTCGtcctctgtttctttctcttagGGCTGCATGAGCAAAGTGGGGAAATGGCTTCTGGACAACTGTGGAGTTATTCTGGCAATCTGTGTCGGTGTGGCATTTGTGGAGGTTTGTATGGTTTCTGCACCGTTACTGTTCATACTGTCAGTAACTCAACCTCTTTGACACATCTCTGTCTTCATACCCCATCCTTTAGCTAAGGCAGGTCAAAGGAAACAGATTCACTAAATTACTCACAGTGTTTGTGATGCATGTCGCTTAAAAGTTAAATGGAATGTTTCCACTGGAGACATTCCATTTCATTTAAACCAAGGAATGCATTATTTGTTAAGTGTGGGTAGAGCTAGCATTAAATAGTGGGACCCCTGGGAAATCTGATTATCCCACCCTGTGTTTAGCTGTAATGAGCAATATTTGAATTTTAGTGCAACGCTGTCAAAACACAGtacaaacagtaaaacaacaggAGGACGACTCTCGTTTTATCTGCTTCCATTAGTCTTGTTAAAGACATGGAGAACACTCCTGTCTGTTCAAGATTAAAAACACTTCACCACTTAAGGACAGAAACTCAGTCAATCAATCTTTATTACGTCccacaaagcggtgatgtattgtaattgtcagtgttgtgtgttcgtccgtcccgccaacaaatatcttcacaaccgttgcagacagaaagttgaaagaaaaagcacattacgtgggcggcaaagaggatgaaaatgagaagatGACCTTTAGAAAATTAAGTCAAGgtcaattttcaacttttgtacactgaggaaccggataagatagaaagacgaaacaaaaagcttCATATCCAGGGAGGCAAGGGCATGAAAATTAGATCGGAACCTTGACTTtgaaaattttcacttttatacctttttaggtacacatctctgaaacctgatgagatataatcacaaaacaaaaagcaacattttcaggaagccaaaggcacaaaaatgtgatgatgaccttcacctttggaaaactaggtcaatgtcatactcgatagtacaatatagcaTTCACagctgcgaccattatgaaagtaggtcagggtaaaaattttaattcagtgaggtcgtgggatgttgcaatctctgactgccttgtttgcaTTGcgtcacatcagcagacatttcaaagcgctttaacagtgAGACAGACCcgacagaaccctccagagccagcataagcaacagctacggagaaaaactccctcattgagcaagaaactccgggcaggacccagactctgaatGACGGTCTTTCGCCTTCAccagttgggtgggaaaggaaatacaatggggatagagacaggccAAGGAAAAGAAACtcagagagtggcagatagtcCAGAAAGAATATGCAGTCAATCATGGGGGTTGGATTTTCAGCCCTTTCGATTTCCTGTCTCCTATacgtgttccccacctgtcgagcagaagcacatagacagcggcagtatcttgcagcATGTGAAAGGGTCAATGTAGTATTagcaagaaaagcaaagaaagagaagtaaaGATGCTTCTAAGGTAATTAGTGTAACTCTCTTTAGGGAGACCTGACGGATTACcaaaaatcctgcatcctcaaaTCAAAGAGCCTTGGGAGGGCAATACAGTTCAATGAGCTCTACAATGTAGGAAGGAGTCtcacagtgaagagctttatacGTGAATATGAGgatcttgaattttattttagattttatcaGCTGCATTCTGAGCTAGTTGTAAAGTCCTAATGGAGGAGCTTGCACAGTCCGATAATAAAGAATTTAACTAATCCAATCTAGACGTAAcgaaggcatgaatgattttttctgcGGCTAGGATAAGAAATGAAAGCCTTCTTTCGTTTCGTAAATGAAAGATGGCTGTCCGAGACACAGACTTATTATGCGAGTTAAAGGACAAATGCTGATtgaaaatcactcccaagttcctgacatcACTGGTAGATGTTAAAGCAATGTCATCAAAGTGAATTACAGTATCAGAAAAATCCTCCCTAAGGTGTtaggcccaataataataacttcagttttgttactgtttagCAATAACAAGTTGTGGATCATCCACGACTTCATATCGCGGAGGCAGGTCTCTAGTTTGtttgtcagatttgtttgttttaattgacaaaTATAATTGGGTGTTGTCCTCATAACAGTGagaattaatgttatgttttcttaTAATACTTTTCCAATGGTAACATGTATAGATTAAACAGCATTGGCCCTAGAACAGATCCTTGGGGTACTCCACAAGTAAGACTCTCttgatctgaagatttattattgacatgaacaaactgaaatcggtcaGATACACATGACCTAAGCTAGTTTaatgcagagttcattttacct
This region of Antennarius striatus isolate MH-2024 chromosome 4, ASM4005453v1, whole genome shotgun sequence genomic DNA includes:
- the LOC137594450 gene encoding CD82 antigen-like, with translation MGKVCFTMTKYLAVLFNFSFFIFGALIIGFGIWIRFDNLSSIAVLKESSESLKVISYFLIGVGFLLMFVDFFGCFGAIYEIRCLLGLYFICLLFILIAQIASGVLMYVRRDGLQYEMSKIFRGMIFNYSGQNRTTELALDNFQRKMQCCGWTGPDDWSENIAIRNSSLNLYSCSCRNQSLPGPIIRHFGLCEHLSADPPVYETGCMSKVGKWLLDNCGVILAICVGVAFVEVLGMILSIYLCKNVNMDVEDYAEVQAQ